Genomic segment of Sarcophilus harrisii chromosome 4, mSarHar1.11, whole genome shotgun sequence:
CTATCTGTAAGCCCCAACAAGTACTTGCTATTTATAGAGGTTAGCCACATTGCTTATTTAGTGCTTTGTACCCATCTTTGTGGTgctgaatgaaagaaagagaacacCTTGTATTTACCACATAACAGTTCAGTTTGCAcaagaaatcttttattttcaattttataaaaatacaaataaattcaaagaatattGATAAGCCTTGTCCACCTGAATGTTTCTACCATGTAAGCACAATTTCTATGCCCTTTATAATAACAGACTTTACTGTGGAAGTAATATTTAAATTGCCATAAATACATGGTTCTGTTCTTTTTGATTATTCAGGGATGTTCAGGAAAGGAGTTTCACAACATATTGATTATAATAGGAGGAGGAAATAATAAAGCCTTTTTCAGCTTAAATAAAACTTTTGATAGttgaattttcctttataattttactGGTTatatccaaaattatttttatattcattcttcaATGATGGTTGTTATTAGCACGTTTGAAGTAGATAATATTAGGAATCACTGCATAAATATAGCACAGATGAACTGGTTTTAAATGGGGATAAGTATCCACCATCTTTGTAACCAATATTAAATCATTCTTTAATTGCTAGATCCTCACTTTTTCAAAAGGCCACAAATTATTGGATTGAATCTTAACACCAGAATTTAATCTCAACATTTCAACcaaaaaaataacttggaaataaTTCTTTGGATGACGGTTTATACAATAATCATCTGCCCAAGAGTCCAGGAAGGGGGACAGTAGTTTTTATTACTGTATTAGTAAATTTTGGAGGGAGGTTGTTTATGTTCCTggtcttccttttaaaaataatcaagttTATCCACATAGTCCCTTTCTAATAGTTATATATAAGTAAGTTGCAGAATGGTCTACACTAACCACAGTTTAACAAAATAATAGGGAAAAGGAGGCAGTGGGAATAACgcttaaccttttttttaataaagtatttcCACAGGAAATGTTCTGATTACATTTATGACATTAGAAATCATCAATTACATAAACTACATAAAACTAATAAAACACAGGTATATTTTTGTATTGCACATTTAAAGAGCTGCAAAAGGCTACAGCTTAAAAAGTCCTCATTCatggcaaaaaatatatatttttgcatcCCAAATTATGGAGAGGCTAATAGTTTGGCTCATAAATGCACAATGATGCTAGGGGCAGCTTAATGGGGGGAAGTCCTGCAAAAAACAGTAAACAAACCTACATATGAACCTaatcatgaaattaaaatttattttgaagccACTGAAGTCTTTTACCTGTATGAAGTGTTCCAACAATCCATTCTCTCAGTATGAAGGCTAAAGTTATGGGCTCTGTTCTGGAGCCTGTGCATAGTCCTGTGTATTTCCTTGAGAAGCATGAGATGGATGAGATGAGGGGTAGTCTCTAGAACCTGAAGATGCCAAGTCTCTTGTAAAAGGTGGAGATGGATAGTCCCTTGGACCATGGGCTGGAGGTGGTAATCGTGGGCCAGGAGGAAGGTACTCTCTTGGGCCAGGAGGGCCTAGAGGTCCAAAAGGTGGGTGTCCACGTACGTACTCTCGAGGGTCAGGAGGTAGATCCCTTATTCCTGGCGGAAGGCCATGTAAGTACTCCCGAAAGCTTGGAGGTGGAGGACCACCtgaaagtagcaaaaaaaaaaaacaaaccacaaccACCAAATTACATAAAAGTTATTTCACTGGACACTAATCATGAGAACCTGTGTTAGACTTGTAGAGTTGCATAGTGACCCTCCCAGATAACGTATTAAATGAAAAGCTGAAGGCTAAAAGAGCTATTCATTCCAAAATAGaactgtaatttattttttaatgtggtaCATTGCAAAGCACCTAACAAAGTGCTAGGCAGAGTTAAGCATTGGCGATAAAAAGGCAAtcgacagtccctgctctcaaggagcttagaataaaatgagaaagacaataggaaataaatattttcaaaggcttccttcaaataataaaagatttgaagaaagccTGGGAAACCAGGAAATAGAGATGAGAGAATTCAGGCCTGGAGGGCGGCCAGGATTTTTCTACTTATCCATTCTCTGCtgaatatttaaaagaacaaCAATACAAGCCTGGCTAATTAGATATTAATCCCTAGGTAGCAGCACCATACCAAGAGGTGGAGGAAGAGGTCGAGGTCCATAAGGTCCTCGGAGTACAGGAGGTGGTCCAAATCGAAGAGGTGGTGGTGGAGGTCCTATTGATGACATGAGGGGCATTCCTGGAAATGGTGGGTGGCCTTTGGGACCGGCATTAACCTGTTATAACACaagtacaaattttaaaataatgctttatgAGATGTCAAAAGCACCAAACCAAAAACCCAGTGACAGATAAAACACATTTACTAGAAAGAACTTGCTTGCGACCTTAGCATCTTTTCCCTACAGCTAGTTTTGAAGGATTCAATCACTGCTGTTGCTGTTTTCTATTACTATCCAgcaaattgcttccatttgatgACATGTTTCTTAGGGAAGTTAAGCAGTATAGTAGtaaatgtttcttctttcctgtttGCTATTAtcataaacatattaaaaataacaggTAGCACCCAACAAACATTCCTGCCAGAAGACAGAAGGCAGCAACATAATGCAGGCAGACCTTGGCTTAAGAACAAAAGCTACATAAAAATCAGAAGGGAAGTCGACTGGATTTTATGCTCTGACAGAAACAACTACTGTGTTTCCCAGTTCAAAATAACTAAATGATCGTTTTTAAGACTATATGAATaacaaaagttaattgaaattTTCCAAGTAACTCATGCCCAGAAATATATGGATTACCCCACTTCCCAgtcaaaagatgaaaattttttcAGGGGAGAAATCAAACTGAAATCTCAAGTTGGAAACAGGAATGCATTTGCCcaataaaaaatgttataataattaGACACAGctgaaataatattattattcattctaTACTTTAAATAGTAAGGAGATTCAGATCCCAGGTTCTATGAACATAAGACCTGAAAAGCAACCATAATATGAAGGACTTTGGAAGATGACCAGAAATTTTTATTTAGCAAATATTGCTAAATATTTAGCAAATTTTGCTAAGTAAAAATCTGAAAGAAATGGAAGGTATAAGGCAAACAGGCCAGAAAAGGGATGCTTTGAAGAAGAAATGGGTAAAGGAGAAGATGAAGGATCCAGGAtgggaaaaaacacaagacagTAGGTTAAGACCAGTGCAGAGGCtttgaaagtaaaatgaaaatgagcACAGGTGTTGATATgcttaaaaaaaactgaataaatgtttctcaagacccccccccccccacatacacaaaAAACACTGGCCAAAGCAGGTAAGACATTGTTAAGAATTCTAAGGACCAAGGATCTCACTCTCAACAAGAACAAAATGCCAGATAAATTCAGGGAATGGTCTTCAAAGACCGTGACAACActtcataattaaaattataagcaAAGTATAGATGTCTGTCTCCTCATCAAGAGAAAAGGTGGTCAAGGGCTTGAGAAACATGTTTTTACTTTCAACTATACTAAAAAGAATAGGGCATTctaaggaaaaccaaaaaacaactACCAGAAGACCTTCATGTGAAAAGTAAAACAATGTTatacagaggaaaaagaaatgacaaccaAGAGGCTTTTCATAAAGAGATGGGAGCTGCCTGACTCCTTGGAATAATATGTACTATAAGTGCTATCAGATGAAAGTCTGGTAAGAGTCAGAGGGAAAAAGACAAGGTCCCAGTGAGGAATACTGAAACAGCTACTTTATAATCTCATTTCAATTAAAAAGATCTGCTGTCTTCTCAGAGAAGAGATCCAAGACACAACAGAGAAATCTCCCAAGACTTAAGGAGAATGTACAAATTGTAAGTACAGATAATGCTGGTAGTTCACTGTAGGCAAGCACAAATAACGGTTTCCagaaggaaactggaaaatactACTAAAGTAACTTTAGATCTTGGGGTCAGTGTTTTCATACTGTTACCCACTAAAGGCAAGATACTTAGGAAGTGAATAgtgactcatgatgaaaaatgctatcctacTTGTAAGTAAGAaaactaatgaactctgagtgcagactcaaacatgttttttttcctatctggcttatttttcctgtttatttttattgtttgttggtggggaaggaaggaggcaggtAACGTGTTTTCCAAGACTTTACACATCATATTACTCCCtccagaaggaggaagaaaatttggcattcaaacttttaaaaaatgaatgttacaaaaagtttttatatgtaactgagaaatagttaacaaaatatgtaaaaagcatatacatacatacatacacatatgtgtatacacactttttctttttctttctctctctctctcttttttttttaaagaaaatgatatcaGAGAGAAGATTTGGATTTCAGGACTATGGTTTAAAATATATGGAATGACAAGTTTCTGGACAAAGATTAAATGTGCCTAATAAGAGTCAGTAATTGCCTGGAATCTTGTAAATCAAAACTCacaaagctttaaaataaaaagatcctATGGTATGTAATTCTCTTAGGGATGAGAATAGTTCTCCAGTAATGAAGAGGGGTAAGCTGTCTATGAAGACCATGCTGATAGAGAGGAACTCATCAACCAACTTCAgttttagaaagataatttttagaaaCATAAGAGAGAAACAATGATAAGTAAAAAAGGATGAATACAAAAGTGGGACACTGTGTCTTGTCAGAACAAGATCAGGAATTCTAGAAACAACACACTCAGGCAACTAagggaaagtaagaaaacaaatttttaagaTTAGAGAGAGGTAAAGATTTCTACCATGGTTAATGAAccatctgaaaaaggaaatggtgatCGGGAAGAACTGTTTCAACAAGAACAAACTGTGTTCAAACCACTTCTTATTCTGAcagataaaattacattttaaactagAGGAATGCTAGAATCTAGGTAAACTATATATATGACCAAGTATTTAAGTTCAAGATATACTTGTAGAAAAGATGCAGAAATGTGGGCCCCATCAATACCATTGGACAGAATTGGCACTGGCTTACTAGCTGGACTCAAAGAGCAGTCATGTTTCTGGTGGAGTGATTGAGGTTCACTGCTTGTCTCTATGCTATTTAACACTGACATTTAATTTCACTGACTTGGCTAAAGAATCCTTATCAAGACTTGTACTACAAGACAAAAATGTTGACAGATGAGAGCATCAAGCTATATAACATGAGAAAATTGGACTtgattctaaagtcccttccagatctcaTATTCTATGCAGCTAGGGCTGTCACATGAAGAGGAATTCAATTTGTTCTACTTCATCCCAGAAGGAAAATGCAGGAACAATGAGCGAAAGTTGTTAAGAGGCCAGTCTAGAATGGATGTTaggaagaatatcttcaaaattaGAGCTGAGGGAATAATAGCAAGGTTTCTAGTCAAAAAAAGTGAAGTTCAAAAGTCCATTCTCTGACTATGTGGCCATAAGGGCAAGCAGCACTCTTGGTGCCCATGCAACTCTCTCAGACTTGAGATGCTGAGTGCCAACCCAAACTGGAAGAGAATTTGTCAAAACCCCCTCTCAGTAAAATCATGGCCCAATTTAAATAAATAGCTTAGAAGTAGCCAAAATGAGAATGGACTATGAGAATGGACTACCTTGGAAGATAATAGGTTCCATTTTACTGGAAATTTTCAATAAATCCTGGCTAGCTAATTGTCAGATCTTCTTGTTTAAGTTTAGATGGTTTCTAAAGCCATATTTATTTAAGAGGTTTGGGAACATCATCAACAGCCATCAAATTTTCTACAGGAAAATATATTCCAAGAACCAAACTGACTAAAATGAACTTTTAGAACAGAATTTGTTCATAAGTTGTGGAATGCCTGCACAATGCTTTTAGAATATTCAACACCAAGAATTAGCAAAATTTCTTGCTTatgaaagaaaagcagaattaagGGGCAGAAGTAAACACAGTAAAATGCAGCAACttacaattaattaattttaaaagctctTCCTAGTGATAGGCCCAATGTAAAATTGCCAATATTTAGTATATCTAGCTTCTATGATGAAGATATTAGAGAACTACCGtttcaatcaaaaagtatttttcagtTTAAGAAACAGGAatagattcattttaaaaaataagatttccaAAACAAGGACTTATCTATCATAAATGTCCTTATATGCACAACCAAtttactttgtaaactttaatttGCTATGTGAATTATAATTGATACTTTGCCTAAGAGCAGTATAGATTGCCCTTAGGCAAAGCATCAAAGCTTCAGACACAAAAGTTGTATAACTGCTTTGCATGAAAGACCTCTACCATCATCAAGTTCCCAAAAGCAATTAGTCTCCTAACTTCAAAAGGAACAAGGAAAAGTCAGTTTAACACAGCAATCCTCCAAAACCCAGTGAAAGATCAACCAGATGTGTCATGCATATAAAGCACTGAAAAGTAGTATCATGCTTCTCCTTAGTTTTTCCCAGATTTCCCAAAAGCAGAAAGTAAAAGCCCAGCTCCATTTTCAGCCTCCAAATACTTACTGGAATTGACTCCTCAGCTGATGGTGGAACAGTAGGAGCACAGGGGCCTTCAGCCTCTGGGGGaaaggtttgctttttttttttttagtgaaaaggTACAGATATAATAGAACAGAACATACAATTAAGAGATAAACCAGGTAGAGgggatattatataaatatttcctaaaatggaaatggaaatgattatAATCTTACCATGCCATCCATGACTGTTGAGGGAGAAGAACTTCTTGGGCCACTGTTCATCAAAGGAACTGGACCAGGGCCTAAATCTGTTAAAAGGACAGAAAATACAttacatacatttttaattttaaatttctataaatgagaaaaatcaaagagcatattttgtcatttccctctttaGTTCTTCCTTTAATAAATCTAGCTTCCTTACCAGAGGCAGATGTTCTTCCAGATACTTCAGATGACCTCCTCAAACCAGGCCCATCCATAGGTCCTTGAGAAAGAAAGAGTTGAAACAAGCTTTAAATAATCACTCTAGGTAAATGCCATGTAGGCAGGTTAGGATTAACTCCATTAAATAGTAAATCTTAAACAAAGGAGTCTAccaattaaaaaacccaaagtcAATCTTATCATCCATAGCCCAGTTCCTGAAATAAAATGCTAGAAGCtataagaattttattaaaaatataaaattcaggtattttcaaattttttagaTAAGATTTTTGTAGTAAACTTCATGACTATTCCTAGTAAACTTCATGACTATTCCTAGAGTCCAGTGTAATGACCATTGGGGAATTTCCATGTAGTAGCTGCTAAGAGAATAGTAAATAAATTCTGCTTTAGAGAATATTCTACTCATCATACATAATGATATACCAAACCAAAATGGAAGACTACtttctaaaaagatttttatacacaaaattaaaatatagatccctaaaaattcaaagaaatacgttttcagctttttttttttggcagaaaaaaaCCAACTGCTTACCAAATTCACTTCTAGGAACATCTCTTCGGTTAAGAGTAGCAGAGAGAGACCGTATGGGTGGTTCCATCATCAGTGGGGGGGAGGGTGCGCCACCACTCACAGGAGATGGACCAAAAGAGCCATCTCGGCTCAGGGGCCCTGAAGAAGACATTGGCTTGTCACTatcttataataattattttcctttattaagtGCTAAAGATTGTATTAAGATCACAACATCATGTTCACAGACAATGGATTTTGACCTCCACTCTAAAAGAGAAATCACTGTGGTTTGTGAAATGCTCCTTACCTCTCCGTGGGGGGATCTGATGATCAGGTCTTCCTGGAGTTGGCTTTACAATCATTGGCCTTTGGAGCATAGCAATTTTTTGATTCACTTCTATTAATCTTAAATAGAGAGAGATAATAGACTTGAATaaggttttttaaatgaataatcaataaaataggtGAGTGAACACCACCAACATCCTAACTCAGAAACACACCACCACCCCGAGAGATAGCACATACGTattactaccttttttttttttttttttgggggggggagattaaggcaactggggttaaatgacttgcccagagtcacacagctaggaagtattaagtgtctgagccagatttgaactcaggtcctcctgacttcagggctggtgctctatccactgcacaacctagctgccccacatacTTACTTTTGCCTCAAGTTGGCcgcttccctcttctcctctgcAAGAGCTCTTTCTGCAGCACGAGCAATGAGCtatggtaaaataaaataaagtcagaccaaataatattaaggaagaaattaaattatgaaaagaaactctaaaaagtattttctaaaaattttatacTCAGGAAACAAAAGGAATCCTCTTACCCAGTTGTCATGGGCCTTCTTCTCATGACTAGCAATCTAAAAGGCACAAAACAAAAATCTGTGGTTGGACATATTTAATAGCATGATTATTTGTATTAAAGACCCTATAATATATGAATGAAGGGTGATAAAGTCAGTACCTGATTCTTATATGACCTTTCTGTTTTCTGTAATTCATCTTCCATCTCCTGAATCCTTTGcctaataaaagatttttaaaagtcaaaaagaaaagacaagcagCAATTTCTGTAGGAAGACTCTAGAAGTTGAACTCACTTATAAGTTTTCACTTCTTCTGCAACCAAGCTGACTTTCTCATCTGCAGCTGTGAGCTTCTGCTCCTTTTCTTGCCTTTCATACTCTTCCTGAGTGAGCTTCCTGGAATTATCAAGAGCAAGATTTAACCACCTGCTCAGGGATTCttagtatttttgcttttcttaaccAAATTCCAAAATGATACACgccaaaaatattaattgccaatgatgtattagaaaatatttgtcatttaaggaaaattaaaaatgtacTTCGTAGGAACAAGATTAAACAGAGGAGATCTCAGAGACTATCTAGTTTTaacttcattttgtaaatgaggaaactgaggccctcaGGTTACCCAGACTCACCCCCAGTAATGATATGTGAGGGAACTCCAAATTAAGCGGCCTCTCTGCTAATCCAGAGGCATATCAAACAAACAAGTAGCCCACAATACTTCCAAATGCAgtccaaatcagattaaaatgtagctcctatttgattttgttttgatgTATTaatttgagaggggaaaaaagggcaGTGATAGAGTACTGAATCTAAAGTCAAAAAGACTTAtgttcaagttcaaatctggcttcaagaAACTTTCTCGCTATATGACTCAGaaaaagtcacttcatcctatcTACCTTGGTTCCCCctccctgtaaaatgagctggaaaaagaaatagaaaccatTCCAGTATGTTTTCAAGGATaacccaaatgtggtcacaaagaattggatacaactgaacaacaataattaattaaaaaagacacAAACATATGtggtggttttctaagtcaatatgtgacccaCACTCTCATTCATTCAcaaaatatttactgagtatATAGAAACTTACTTCTGCAGAGCCATCTCTTTCTGCTGATAGAGTTCATTGAGAATCTCTACTTTTTGTTGCAGGTtcttacattcattttctaaCTGTGCTTTGGCTGACTGCAGGGAAGAGGAGTCATGTTCcaatttcttaatctgttctgtaaaaaaaaaaaaaaaaattctccccatTTGTGTATGCAATTGTGACAGATGATGCCAGGGGTACATAAGTGAAACTCTTCAATTTTCATACAAACTCATTTATggttttgagaaagaaaacatttcccaGGGAAGAACTTACCTTCCAATTCATGACGagcttttatttcatcatttagtTTGGATTGTAAATGATTTCTATCTTCTTCAACTATTGTTAATGTAGTTTTAACCTATAaattagaaaagagagaagaatatcaAGCAGAAATGTAAGTTGGGAAGTGTATAAGCAATTTAGTGTATTACAAGGAATCAGATCATACCCGTGACACATCCATCATCTGTTTAATCTGGCTCTTCATCTTCTCATTCcggttatcttttaaaaaaagataaaaaagaatttactatttaTCACTTTCTATTCCTTTACCTTCAAAAATTCTTAAGATGAAaggcaaatattttaataaaaatgaaacacactaaagaaaatctgaattcaccAGTTCAACACAGGTTAATTCATTCTGAGAGGAAACTAATTCtctaaacaacaaaaactttatttgCCCAACACAAACTTTAGCAGTTGCTCTTGGATTGAAGAGAGCTTTACATGGTATAAAAGTCTCTTTTCTTTCAATTGAGAAACACCTTTCTGTGGTATTGTGCTTGTGCTGGTGGCAATTTTTGCTATCTTGCTTCTTCTACCTTCTTATAAAAACTTGTTCCAttgtgaataaaaaacaaaaatcaaaacccaACACACATTTTAATTGTGAGACAAAGCAAAAAtcttcttgaaaaataaattttttttcttgtttccccaaaccccaaaagaccaaaaaatggCTCATTCAGAATACATGCTGCAAGTGGTAGGCATTTGCTCCTGGTTTCTGAaaccaaagaactgaaaaagagatCTACACAAATTCACCAAAGTCCCTATGCGCAGAAATCAATTCTTTCTTGGCTTTAGACATCAATTCTAAAGCATATCTACTACATCATACATCTTGAAGTTGTTTTAATGCTAAGAATAAATCTAAGGATTAAACCTAGTCTTCTCTTTACCTTCAGGTTAAATGAAATGGTGataattcttttctcccttcttcctatcCTTAACTAGCAGAAGTGAGAAAAAAGGTAAATTCTTATTTTGGAACTAGGATTTAATCAGTGAGTAGACCTAACTATAGATCcaagggactatttcattttcagtGGCATAAAAAGTAAAGCTAAAGTTTTTCCCTAGTGTACTTTCCAAACAGTTTCTAGCAAACATATTTaactatataaacattttttcacttCTAGTGAAAGTTCTCAATGTTCTACCTTACTAACAGAGCACTCAAATGAATAGGCAAAAAAGTCAATGAGCTACCTGAGGTGATTTTATCTGACAGTTCTCCATTGGCTAAGTCATCccatccatttccttcttcattattttttatttcagattCAGAATCAAGATCAAGTTGTTTCAGTTGCATAATGCAATTAGTCAAAAcctaatgaagaaaccaaaaagcatcaaaaaaaagttccaaatatTATTCCACTCCATAAGCAAAAGCAAAGTCAAAAAGACATGTTTCTTAGCAGAAACTTACTTCAATTTCATTCTCTTTGTAAGCAAGAGCTTCTTCTGTGTCTTTCTGAGTCTTCTGATATAATTTGATTTGCTCACTAAGTTCAGTGTGTCGCTCACTCCAACCTTCTGCTTCCTGTAGCagctaggggggaaaaaagactacATTAAAACAAATCATAATTTGTGTACTACTAATATTGAAGTACCAAATGaagctctttcttttaaaaaacatcatcCCTGCTTATTGACATccaaaaatacaattcaaaattaaatacacAGAGTTTGCAGTACTAATATCTTTCTGAGATCTAAAGGagaatttcatttcttctataagaaaaataaaaacaggaccaccaaaaaaaaaaaaaaaacaacacaatatTAATCAAACACAAAACTATAAATCTTTCAGATATTTGGAATcatcagaggaagaaaaaggataaaCGAAATAAGATCTATAGTATGATTATCTTAAAATCTGGACAAATTTGGGGTTTCCAGTCTCCACATACCAGATTTCCTTGAATGAGAATGATAATCATTTCCAAGGATTAACAAAGCTTAAAAGTAGTTCATTATTTTATGGCAACAAGTatagaaaaaatgctttttacttTGAGTTTGCTTTTATTTCAGATTCCCATTAATACTTCAACAAgccataatattattttattccctCTACTGACACAGAATACAATGACTCATTTTTCAGGCAATCTTATGATAAGCATGTATGGATTTAGGCACACTGGTCCTTAGATGAAATATAGCATCCATTACTACTGTCCATGCCCAAAGTTGTTCTACCTTGGTATACTATGCTAACACAGCCTTCAAGAACCcagttatccaagacaattcccaaTAGATTTAcaacagaaaatgctatctgcattctgaaaaagaactatggagactgaatgtaaatcaacacatgctatgttcacttttttttttcctgctctcccatggttttttcccttttgttctgattcttctctcccaacatgagtcataaagcaatgtgtataaaaattttaattaattaaagaaatttaaaaaaaataaaaaagaacccaGAGTTAAAAAGGCCATATCACAATGagacaatggagaaaaattttaGTGGAGGTTTTCATAAAAACATACAAGGAAATCTGGACAATGATATTAAAGAATGACActgtcctaaaaaaaaatttacataacatGAAAGgtttgaaaatgcttttcttacgTATGACCATCTTAGAGATGGCAATACTAAAGATCACAAGAGTTAAATAAAGCTTGTCCAGGGTTGCACAAATATGTGTAATAGCAGATAGCAGAGAATTTAATTGGGGTCTCAACTCAAATGTAAAAGccttttttcaatataaaatattacccctattccttctcctccaccccccttctcccttcttccaccaCCACCAGCATAATTAAATTGAAAGGATGGCTGACAAAGTGAACCTTTCTTAAGGTTAAAAACAAATGTTCTCAAGGTAAATGTGAAGTCCACTTTAGAGGCATGAGGGAAGGGGAGAACAAAATGTCTGTTTCCTGGTCTATTACCTAAACCTAAACCTAAGGCTTATTTTCATTACTGTGGAGAAATAAAGATGAGTAAGAAAACTTGCTGTATAAACCTGAATGGAATCAACTCTAAACATGAacttaaaagagatttaaaacGAAGTTTTAGCTGTATCCTTGGGTGCCCCCAAGGAATAATTGACAAATTAgttaatcaaattaaatttaaacttcAGCATACATTTTGGTCAACAATTGGACAATAATTCTTAAAACTGGTAATTCACACAATGGACATTTAACACAGATGATAGTGCACACTTTACCTTGTCTCCCAGCATTAATTTATGGTAAATCTAGCCCTCCTGATCAAATACTCACCATCAAATCCATACAGCAATAACTTTCCAAGGAAGATAACTAAGTATATTATGTATCTTTAACACttaatacaaaattaatacaCACTACTGACTGATAATTTCTTCAGTCTCTTCAAAGATTAACAGAATGAGAGATGTggaataatatttcctttttaaacagAACTAGTCAATAAGATGAGAATTGTGAATAGTTTACCCAGATTTTATCAAGCTTTTGATAGTTATTTCAC
This window contains:
- the MIA3 gene encoding transport and Golgi organization protein 1 homolog isoform X6 — protein: MDTGATPTGPSAGAAGSPELLGPLSVLYAALLAKLLELVATLPEDIRPGPDFHGMPWEPIIITALLGIASFAIFFWRTFLSVKSRVYQVTEKQLAEKIKTLLQEKTEILEKMSEYDQKIKKAKESVKETKKQNINLSDEAADLKDKIRGLEETNQKLDDKVKNLRSLLETEKEQNVKKQDMILETQKSIEKLQEVITMHSVELSEVQIALNEAKLSEEKVKSELHHVQEENARLKKRKEQLLQEAEGWSERHTELSEQIKLYQKTQKDTEEALAYKENEIEVLTNCIMQLKQLDLDSESEIKNNEEGNGWDDLANGELSDKITSDNRNEKMKSQIKQMMDVSRVKTTLTIVEEDRNHLQSKLNDEIKARHELEEQIKKLEHDSSSLQSAKAQLENECKNLQQKVEILNELYQQKEMALQKKLTQEEYERQEKEQKLTAADEKVSLVAEEVKTYKQRIQEMEDELQKTERSYKNQIASHEKKAHDNWLIARAAERALAEEKREAANLRQKLIEVNQKIAMLQRPMIVKPTPGRPDHQIPPRRGPLSRDGSFGPSPVSGGAPSPPLMMEPPIRSLSATLNRRDVPRSEFGPMDGPGLRRSSEVSGRTSASDLGPGPVPLMNSGPRSSSPSTVMDGMVNAGPKGHPPFPGMPLMSSIGPPPPPLRFGPPPVLRGPYGPRPLPPPLGGPPPPSFREYLHGLPPGIRDLPPDPREYVRGHPPFGPLGPPGPREYLPPGPRLPPPAHGPRDYPSPPFTRDLASSGSRDYPSSHPSHASQGNTQDYAQAPEQSP